CATCGCCCGCGCGTACGCGCGCTCGAGCCGCTCGCGCCGATCGTCCGGGTCCTTCGCCGCCCGCGCGTGGAGGATGCGCGACTCGATCTCCGCCTCGCTCACGAAGTCCACCTGCGCCCAGAGCTTCTGCTGCTCCGCGAGCCAGTCGGGCTGATCGAGGACGCTCGGATCGATCTTCGCCTCGTGGAATCGGAGGAGCGAGACGTGGACCGGGAGCGTGAACTGGCGCGTGGAGTCGGAGTCGAGCCAGGCGCGCGCGCGCTCGCGATCGCCGAGCGCCGCGAACGCGCGCGCGAGGGTGAGGCCCGCGTAGCCGCGGAGGTAGTGCGTGTCCTCCGTCACGCCGCGCGCGAGCTCCTCGAGCTTCGCCGCCGCGGGCGCGAGGCGCGGATCGACCGGCACGATCTCCACGAGCGCGGTCGCGAGGAGCGTCTGCATCCGGAGGCGCGTCAGGAGCGGGACGTCGGCCGCGCGATCGAGGACCGCGAGCACCTCCTCCGCGAGCGCGGCGCCCTCCGCCGCCGCGCCGAGCTGCACGTCGAGGCGCACGAGGTGCCCCGCCGAGATCGCGACCCCGATCGGATCGTTCATCGCGCGGCGGCGCGCGACGAGGGCGGTGAGCGTGCGCTTCGCCTCGACCCACGCCCCTTGCCCGATGAGCACCTGGCCGAGCGTGTCCGCGCTGCGGACGAGCGCGACCTCGCCGTCGATCGTGACGAGCGCCTCGCCGATCGCCTCCTCCGCCGGCTCGAGCCGGCCGAGCCGGATGTACGCGGTCGCGAGGAGCTGCTGCGCGCGGGCGTACGTCGCGCGCTCCTCCGCCGGCAACGCCGCGAGCAGCGCGCGCACGCCGCGCACCGCGTCCTCGAGGCCCTCCGGCTTCGCCTCGCGCACGGCGACGCGGAGGCGGAGCAGCTCCGCGACGCGCGCGAACGGGCCGGCCGGCACCTCGCTCGCGAACGCGTCGAGCGCCGCGCGCGCGCCCTTCGGATCGAACGCGAGCTCGCGCGCGTGGGCGGCCGCGAGCGCGCTCTGCCAGTCCGTCGCCGCGGGCGGAGCGGAGGCGGCCTCCTGCTCGCGGAAGAAGCGAGCCTCGGGTCGCTCCACCGCCGCGTCAGGGGCCGCGGCGGATGCCACTCGTGCGGACCATCTGCTCGAGGTCGGCGAAGCGCTGCGCGAGCG
The Labilithrix sp. genome window above contains:
- a CDS encoding adenylate/guanylate cyclase domain-containing protein → MASAAAPDAAVERPEARFFREQEAASAPPAATDWQSALAAAHARELAFDPKGARAALDAFASEVPAGPFARVAELLRLRVAVREAKPEGLEDAVRGVRALLAALPAEERATYARAQQLLATAYIRLGRLEPAEEAIGEALVTIDGEVALVRSADTLGQVLIGQGAWVEAKRTLTALVARRRAMNDPIGVAISAGHLVRLDVQLGAAAEGAALAEEVLAVLDRAADVPLLTRLRMQTLLATALVEIVPVDPRLAPAAAKLEELARGVTEDTHYLRGYAGLTLARAFAALGDRERARAWLDSDSTRQFTLPVHVSLLRFHEAKIDPSVLDQPDWLAEQQKLWAQVDFVSEAEIESRILHARAAKDPDDRRERLERAYARAMESNNAVWMRLVDEAAAELEPALRSERLALRYSGRRLAELARTTRADATIIFADLVGFTPRSLLLTPEEVMDTVRGLFELGVPLLAKHKVQPLTYMGDGLLAIAQGDEHEKRGLAFARELVARCNRITRVRHALDSGLPLELRAGVASGTVVLGSLGSLFKTEFAAIGATTNLAARLQAQADPGQVICARRTAWAAGADDAADASFDLKGLGAVDASRIVVP